A single window of Desulfobacterales bacterium DNA harbors:
- a CDS encoding HEAT repeat domain-containing protein, translating to MDILTCLSNVCSDDRDAQLAAVDYLSQIINSDISDCIIQLIENEKVVGIKEKLLLFLKQFFFPRMNTQLIERMFKSEDPFLRNAPMELLRYIDIDFVSEMSRLSVDPDKDVRKFVVDTLSEHSSKEVIHIVENLLNDGAAIVRQSAVESLGRMGAKNSANAIEELLYKEKKLMIQCTCLEALASLGFSPNSEDIILKFASENNPTFLFSFLRYLGVFGKTTDLNKLEEYLDKFGDFLLRPIAYAAFAIFQRNDKITLPDTLIKRFRNFINNPSDEDWVWEVARVLLFGLGDKGIVEARQILKTGQESIRFVAFEFLELYGDESDKQLVENQDTF from the coding sequence ATGGATATATTAACTTGTCTATCAAATGTTTGCAGCGATGATAGGGACGCTCAATTAGCTGCGGTGGATTATTTGAGTCAGATTATTAATTCAGATATTTCTGATTGCATAATTCAATTAATAGAAAATGAAAAAGTGGTTGGCATTAAGGAAAAGCTTTTGCTTTTTTTAAAACAGTTTTTTTTCCCTCGAATGAATACTCAGCTAATTGAAAGGATGTTCAAATCTGAAGACCCTTTTTTGAGAAATGCTCCTATGGAGCTTTTAAGATATATTGATATTGATTTTGTTTCTGAGATGTCAAGATTATCAGTAGATCCTGATAAAGACGTAAGAAAATTTGTAGTTGATACACTTTCAGAACATTCATCAAAAGAAGTTATTCATATTGTTGAGAATCTCTTAAATGATGGTGCGGCTATTGTTCGTCAATCCGCTGTTGAATCACTCGGTAGAATGGGGGCAAAAAATTCTGCCAATGCTATTGAGGAGCTGCTCTATAAAGAAAAAAAATTAATGATACAATGTACATGTCTTGAAGCTTTGGCTTCTCTTGGGTTTTCTCCGAATAGTGAAGATATTATTTTAAAATTTGCATCTGAAAATAATCCGACTTTCTTGTTTTCTTTTTTACGCTATCTTGGAGTTTTTGGAAAAACAACGGATTTAAATAAACTTGAAGAATATCTTGATAAATTTGGGGATTTTTTACTTAGACCTATTGCGTATGCCGCTTTTGCAATTTTCCAAAGAAATGATAAAATAACGTTGCCTGATACTCTTATTAAAAGATTTCGTAATTTTATAAATAATCCTTCTGATGAAGATTGGGTTTGGGAAGTTGCAAGGGTTTTGCTATTTGGATTAGGAGATAAAGGAATTGTTGAAGCGAGGCAGATTTTAAAAACCGGACAAGAATCAATAAGATTTGTTGCATTTGAATTTTTGGAGTTATACGGAGATGAATCTGATAAACAACTTGTTGAGAATCAAGATACATTTTGA
- a CDS encoding protein-glutamate O-methyltransferase CheR, which yields MILTSDDYKRLRDFIYRKTGLFFEDKKLYFMEKRIKSRIEITKCESPIEYLKMLQFYDTNGNELQSFLNVLTTNETYFFREFEQLASFAEHCLPEICERKKALSNFRLRIWSAGCSTGEEPYTLAIILREMLDNVDEWLIEIIGTDINTKVLNFAKNAVYESRAIKDVPPEYLNRWFLKSTNSIGSETFRVHPTIRSMCNFEQLNLSDKVRMRLFRNVDFIFCRNVLIYFDEDSRKQVVGNLYDSLNPEGYIFLGHSESMSRISSAFKIRRKGGFIVYQKTEY from the coding sequence ATGATACTTACATCTGATGATTATAAGAGATTAAGGGATTTTATATATCGTAAAACAGGGCTTTTTTTTGAAGATAAAAAGCTTTATTTTATGGAAAAAAGAATAAAATCGAGGATAGAAATTACAAAATGTGAGTCTCCGATTGAGTATCTTAAGATGCTTCAATTTTATGATACTAACGGAAATGAACTCCAGTCCTTTTTAAATGTTTTGACAACAAACGAAACTTATTTTTTTCGAGAATTTGAGCAGCTCGCTTCTTTTGCAGAGCACTGTTTACCTGAAATATGTGAAAGGAAGAAAGCTCTATCAAATTTTAGACTAAGAATTTGGTCAGCAGGATGTTCAACAGGAGAAGAACCTTATACTCTTGCTATTATTTTGCGGGAAATGCTTGATAATGTTGATGAATGGCTTATTGAAATTATAGGTACAGACATTAATACAAAGGTGCTTAATTTTGCAAAAAATGCTGTTTATGAAAGCAGAGCAATAAAAGATGTTCCTCCAGAGTATTTAAACAGATGGTTTTTAAAATCAACCAATTCTATTGGAAGTGAAACATTTAGAGTCCATCCCACAATAAGGTCTATGTGTAATTTTGAACAGCTAAACCTTTCAGACAAAGTCCGTATGAGATTATTTCGAAATGTTGATTTTATATTTTGCCGTAATGTCTTGATTTACTTTGATGAAGATTCAAGGAAACAGGTTGTTGGAAATTTATATGACAGTTTAAATCCAGAAGGATATATATTTTTAGGACATTCTGAATCCATGTCAAGAATTTCTTCGGCTTTTAAAATTAGGAGAAAGGGTGGATTTATTGTGTACCAAAAAACAGAATATTAA